The Anolis carolinensis isolate JA03-04 chromosome 2, rAnoCar3.1.pri, whole genome shotgun sequence genome has a window encoding:
- the LOC134296860 gene encoding zinc finger protein 239-like, whose amino-acid sequence MASPPPPYPRSHTGEKLHQCTECGKQFVRKSSLTVHERTHTGEKPYKCMECGESFSQSSSLRSHERAHTGEKPYKCMECGESFSQSGNLHSHQRTHTGEHPYKCMECGKSFSLKRNLESHLRTHTGEKPYECMECGKSFSNSNNLRSHQKIHTGEKPHKCVECGESFSRSGSLRSHLRNHTGEKPYTCMECGKSFRQSSNLRTHQRTHTGEKPHECLECGESFRQIGHLRSHERTHTGEKPYKCMGCGEGFCQSGTLRSHQRTHIGEKPYTCIKCGESFSQSNNLHS is encoded by the coding sequence atggcaagtcctccacctccctatcctagatcacacacaggggagaagttacatcagtgtACGGAATGTGGAAAACAATTTGTTAGGAAAAGTTCCCTTACTGTACATgaacggacccacacaggggagaagccgtataaatgcatggaatgtggagaaagcttcagtcagagtagcagtctacgttcccatgaaCGGGctcatacaggggagaagccatataaatgcatggaatgtggagaaagcttcagtcagagtggaaatctgcattcccatcaaaggacccacacaggggagcatccctataaatgcatggaatgtggaaaaagcttcagtcTGAAAAGAAATCTGGAATCCCAtctaaggacccacacaggggagaagccatatgaatgcatggaatgtggaaagagcttcagtaacaGTAAtaatctgcgttcccatcaaaagatccacacaggggagaagccacataaatgcgtggaatgtggagaaagcttcagtcggagtggcagCCTACGTTCCCATTTAAGGaaccatacaggggagaagccatatacatgcatggaatgtggaaagagcttcaggcaGAGTAGCaatctgcgtacccatcaaaggacccacacaggggagaagccacatgagTGCTTGGAATGTGGGGAGAGCTTCCGTCAGATTGGACATTTGCGTTCGcatgaaaggacccacactggggagaagccatataaatgcatgggatGTGGAGAAGGCTTCTGTCAGAGTGGCactctacgttcccatcaaaggacccacataggggagaagccatatacatgCATAAAATGTGGGGAAAGTTTCAGTCAGAGTAACAAtctgcattcatag
- the LOC103281322 gene encoding zinc finger protein 239-like: MANPVPPYPRSHTGEKSHQCMELRREFDRKRFLNVHERTHTGEKPYKCIECGESFSCSGSLRSHQSTHTGEKPYKCMECGKSFRLSGNLHSHQRTHTGEKPHKCMECGQSFSHSGNLRSHQRKHTGEKPYKCMACGESFSRNGSLQSHERTHTGGKPYKCIECGKFFNQSGNLRSHQRTHTGEKPHKCMNCGKSFSRSDSLRYHQRTHTGEKPYTCVECGKSFSQSGNLKAHQRSHTGEKPHKCIECGKSFSHSNALRSHQKTHTGEKSHKCMECGKSFSERSNLCTHQRTHTGEKPYKCVECGKSFRYSKNLRNHQKTHTGEKP; this comes from the coding sequence atggcaaaTCCTGTACCTCCCTATCctagatcacacacaggggagaagtcaCATCAGTGTATGGAATTGAGGAGAGAATTTGATAGGAAACGCTTTCTTAATGTACATGaacggacccacacaggagagaagccctataaatgcatagaatgtggagaaagcttcagctgcagtggcagtctacgttcccatcaaagcacccacacaggggagaaaccatataaatgtatggaatgtggaaaaagcttcagacTCAGTGGCAatctacattcccatcaaaggacccacacaggggagaagccacataaatgcatggaatgtggacaaagcttcagtcacagcggcaatctacgttcccatcaaaggaagcacacaggggagaagccatacaaatgcatggcatgtggagaaagcttcagtcggaatGGAAGTCTGCAGTCCcatgaaaggacccacacagggggaaagccatataaatgcatagaatgtggaaaattCTTCAATCAGAGTGgtaatctacgttcccatcaaaggacccacacaggggagaagccacataaatgcatgaattgtggaaagagcttcagtcgcagtgacagtctacgttaccatcaaaggacccacacaggtgaAAAGCCATAtacatgtgtggaatgtggaaagagcttcagtcagagtggaaatctgaAGGCCCATCAAAGgagccacacaggggagaagccacataaatgcatagaatgtggaaagagcttcagtcacagtaacgctctacgttcccatcaaaagacccacacaggggagaagtcacataaatgcatggaatgtggaaagagcttcagtgagagaagcAATCTGtgtacccatcaaaggacccatacaggggagaagccctataaatgcgtggaatgtggaaagagcttcaggtaTAGTAAAAATCTGCGTaaccatcaaaagacccacacaggggagaagccatag